TCGCTAAAATCTATGTGTTTGCCCTTGACATTTGCTCGAATTAAAACTATACATGTGTTCAGTATTTTCGCGTTGAACAATCTCGGGAGAAATCCATGCGACGTACTTTTCAATTTGACCAGAATACTCTGCCTCTTTGTCGCCTTGGTCTGGCTACGAGGGGCAATACCCATTTGTCACCTGCCGATGTGTATTATGCGGTTGAGCGCGGTGTCAATTATCTCAACTGGTGCGGTCGTCCCGATGGTTTGAGTAGCGCTGTTGCGGGTATGGGGGCAGAGCGGGAGGAGATTGTACTGGCATGGCAGCTTAAATCCCGTACTGTTTCAGGTGCTGAACGGGAGCTTGAAGATGCGTTGAAAGAGCTGAATACCGATTATATAGATGTTGTGACTTTTTACTATGTGGAGAGCGAGGGCGAATGGTGCGAGATCGCGTCCAGAGGCGGTGCTTATGAAGCTATGGCTCGCGCCCGCGAGCAGGGCAAGGTGCGATTTCTGGGTCTTACCAGCCACCAGCGCAATATGGCGGCGCGCATTGCTACGGGTGATCTCCGCGCGCCTGAACAGGTAGAATCTCGTCCTCTGGATATGCTTATGCTCCGGTACAATGCCGCCCACCGGGGGGCAGAGGAGGATGTGTTCCCTTTGACCGATCCGCGCAATATTCCGGTGGTTGTTTATACCTGTCTGCGCTGGGGCGCTTTGATGAAGCCCACCCCGGATGATCCTCCCAATTTTATACCGCCGCCCGCAAGAGAGTGGTACCGCTTTGCACTGGCCTATCCCTCTGTTGCCATTGCGATTGCAGCGCCCAACGATCGGGCGGAGCTTGAGCACGATTTTTCACTGTTGGATGATTGGCGGGCACCTGCGCCAGAAGAGAATGAGATGCTTATGGCACACGGAGACCGCGTCTATCAACACGCTGGTCGCTTTCCCTGAGTTTCCATGTTCTACAATTTTCTGACAGTTGCGATTCGCAACGCAATGCGTCACAAGTTCTATGCGTTTATCAGTCTGAGCAGTCTGGCCATTGGATTGACGTGTGCTGTGCTCATTATGCTTTCTATTCGCTATGAGATGAGCTACGATGCCTTTCGACCCCATGCCGACCGGGTTTATCGGATTATGAAGAGGGATATAGACGCGCGGGGGCAAGTCGAATGGCGCGGCGCTCTTTCTTCAGAGATTGCCGTGCATTTGCGCGATGAATATCCCGAGGTCGAGGCTGTTGTTCAGTTCCGCCGCATTACGTCCTGGTTTCGCGCGGAGGACCGATTGTTTCAACAGCGCCTGTGTCCGGTTGATGGAGATGTTGTGGATTTCTTTGGTCTGGATATTATTCGAGGGGATGCTGCTGCGCTCAAACGCCGAGATGCGTCCATTGTTTTAACGCAGGGTGTTGCCAATAAGCTCTATGGTCATAAAGATCCTATCGGTCGCACTGTGGAGGTGCAGCGCGAGACCTATCAGCAGGTGTTTACGGTTGTTGCCGTGATGAAAGACCGTCCTCCCAATACGCGGTTGGAGTTTGATAGTGTGACTTTTTTTGGGTCCGATAACTGGGCGATACGCGCTGCGCCGATTTACGTGCGTTTGCGTCCCAATGCAGATGTTGAGGCTCTTGAGCATGCAATTGCTGAGCGCTTTCCTTCGGAGTCTCAGGGTGCGACTTATCATCTCCAGGCTTTGCCGCGCATCCATCTGTATTCCAGGATTGATCTGGCGGGTTTTACAGGTGATTCGGGGATGCCGTATCGGGATGTCCGCGATCTCTATCCCCTATCTGTTCTGGGTGTGGGTATTTTGCTCATTGCCTGTATCAATTTTATGAATCTGGCGACTGCGCGTTCAGCTATTCGCGCACGCGAAATTGGTCTGCGCAAGGTTGTGGGGGCGCGCAGGCAGCATATTATGGGGCAGTTTTTGTGCGAGTCTGTGTTGTTTACCGGGGTTGCTCTACCCGTGTCTTTTGGATTGACGGTGTTGCTTTTGCCCCAATTTTCAGGTCTGATGGGGCAACCGCTTGTTTTCAATATTTTTGATCATGTTTGGTGGATTGTGTGTATTGCGCTGATTACTGCTCTGGTTTCGGGGAGTTATCCCGCTTTTTATCTTTCGGCGCAGCAGCCCGTCGATGTATTGAAGGGGCTGCGCAACAGGTTTCCGGGAGATCTCTGGCTACGGAAAGGTCTCGTGGTGGTGCAATTTGCCGTGTCTGCTATTCTTATTGCATCTACGCTCGTGGTCTATCAGCAAATGGATCTGGTCCGCGGCAAATATTTGGGTTTTGATCGCGATGAGATTGTCGTGGTGAAAGTTTTTGGTCCGGATGCGGAGCAAATTCACTTAAATGGTCAATACAATGCGGTCAAACAGCGTTTTCTTCAGCATCCCAATATTATTGTAGCGGGTACGAGTCTGGATTTGCCCGGACACAGTTGGCCGAGCCGGCGTTTTGCATCGGATATTGACATGCCTGACCGCGAGGTTGAAGTGCGCGTTTTTCGGGCGAATGAGAATTTTCTCACCTGTTATAATATTCCGATGCTTGCGGGTCGAAGTTTTTCGCAGGCTTATGCCGAGCAGGTGAGAGAGAACGCGGCCGCGATGCAGGTGGTGATAAACGAGACTGCTGTGAAGCGGTTCGGTTGGGCAGATCCTTTGGGACATACGCTGATGATTGGGGAGAGACCTGCGCAGGTTATTGGCGTGATGGGAGATTTTCATGTGCGTTCTCTGAGAGAGCCTTTGGGGCCTGTGGTTTTGTCTGCAGCGGGTGCGGATTTGAAGTACTTGCATCTCAAGATTAAACCAGACCGTATTCGGGAGACGATGGCTTTTGTCGAAGAGACCTGGTCGCATTTTATCCCGACGCGGCCTTTTGAATACTTTTTTATTGACGATTATATCGATTCTAAATACCGACGAGAACAACGCCAGGGGCACATTTTTACGCGGTCTGCAATTGTTGCCATTGTGCTGGCCTGTCTGGGGCTGGCGGGGCTGGCGGCTTTTGCCGCTGAACAGCGTGCCCGAGAAATTGGTATTCGCAAGGTGCTGGGTGCTTCGGCATCCCATCTCGTCGTTTTGATTAGCCGGGATTTTGCCAGGCTCGCTGTGTTCGCGAGTGTGCTTGCGGGTCCGGTTGGATATTTTTTGATGCGAGATTGGTTGCAGAATTTTGCCTATCAGATTGATCTCGCGGTTTGGCCGTTTCTTTTGAGTATAGTGATCCTGCTTGTTATAGCTGTTTTGACAGCAGGATGTCTCGCCTGGAAAACAGCGCGTACCAATCCCGTTGATATATTGCGATGTGAATAAGCAAAAAAAGGTTGAAATCCATTATGCGCCAATACAATCAGTGATGCAGAACTTCCCTTGACAGATATACAAATGTTCACTATAATTTTTATAATAGAAAACGTGGAGATGTTGTGTACTGACATTCGGGAAAGGAACCGACATGGATACAAATGGAACTTATCAAGTCGCCGATTTATGCGAAGCGGCAAGTGAGGGCGATGTCGTCAGGATTCGTCAGATTCTCGATGTGCAACCCGATCTGGTCAATGTGCATATGGCCGAAAACAACGAGCATCTCGCCATTCACTACGCGGTTATGAATCAGCATGCGGATGCGGTGCGCGTTCTTATGGAGGCGGGTGCAGATCACACGTCGGGTATTTATCCCCATCGCGATGCTACGGACGCGCTTACCATGGCGGATGAACGCGGTATGGATGATATTGTTCAGATTTTGCGAGAGGAAGATGAGAAACGCAAACTCGCCGCGTGTAAGAATATCGCGATTACAGAGGAGAATGACGCGCTTTTTGAGGCTATTCGCGAGGGGCGGATGATGGAGACAGTGGAAATTCTCTATAAGAATCCCGATTTGATCGACGCCTGCCATCGCAATGGCGGTAGCGTGATTCACACTGGTGCATCTCTTGGAAATTATGAGCTTGTTCAATATCTGCTCAAGCGCGGTGCGGATATCACGCATCTTACCCCCGAGGGTCAATCGCCCCTGGACGGTGCTGTTCACAATATTCGCGGTCGCAACAGGCCGCTCAACGAGGGGTGTTTGATTTGTGCGGGTATTCTTCTTCAGGCTGGCTGCGAACAATCGCTTGAGTCTGCTGTCGCGCTTGGGGATTTTGGTTTTGTTCGCGAGTATGAGAGACAACATCCCGAACGCTTTCAGTCCAATGATAGCGAGCGAGACGGTCTTTTACAGATCGCTGTGCAAAATGACAATCTCGATATGGTGCGTATGCTGCTGGATCTGGGGCTCGATCCCGATGACAAATACCAACTTCACCACTATGAGACCAAACCCTATTCATGGGGCCAACCGCTGGCTCATGCGGCAGGTCATTCGCAGTATGAGATTGCCGAGCTTCTGCTCGAGCGCGGTGCCGATCCCAATGCGAGTCTTTACGGGAGTGGCAATCCCATAGCGGCTGCGTATAATAATCGCGACGATAAGATGAAGGGTTTGCTGTTTAGATACGGTGGGGTTTTGGATCATATCACTGCTGGGCTTGAAGGCGAGACGTCTGCCGCTGCTGTTGCGCTTCACAATGATTCTTCGCTTGCGGAGAGGCTTTTGTGGGCTGCTGGCTGTGGGGGTGATCCCAATATTGTGGGGATGTGTCTGCGTCAACTCGAATGGGCTCCCGATGACGGTCGCTGGTTTGGTTTGCTCGAGCAACCAATTCGCCTGTGGCGCACGCACCCACATCGCAAGTTCCGAGATTTTGACCGTACGGTCTATCCCGAGATTTTTCGCATGATTCTCGATCACGGCGTCAGTCCCAATCTGGTCGGGCGTTTCGGGTATCGCCTCGCCCATCACATGGCGGCGTGCGGTGTTGTGTGGGGAGAGGTGATTATGACCGAAGCCGAGCGCGTCGCTTTTGCGACAATTCTGCTCGACTATGGTGCAGATCTCGATGTGATTGATGAGCTTTTGCAATCTTCGCCGCTTGGCTGGGCTGCGCGATGGGGCAAATACGATCTCGCGCGTCTCTATCTCGAGCGCGGTGCCGATCCCACACTGGCAGGTGCTGATTGGGCAACACCACTCGCCTGGGCAGAGAAAAAAGGGTATGGGGATATTGCCGATCTCATCAGACGGTATCTTTGAAAATGAATATCGTCGAAAACGCCATCGGAAATGCTTTGCGGTGGCGTTTTCTTTTTGTACCATGAGGGCTAAAGACCAGAGGTTGATTTAGCCATCGGTAAGATCAAAAGGAGATAGGCATGGTTCGCACGTTGATTGGCAGTCGGTATTCAGAGGATGTTGAGGCACTGTTAGAAGGTGCGCCTTCTGAGGTTGAGGTGATTTTTTTGCCGGAGGGGGAAAAGCAGGCTGATTATTTATCGGGCGTGGAAGTGCTTTTTGGCCGGCTTTCGGAATCCGATTTTGATCACGCAGATGCGTTGAAGTGGGTTCAGCAACCCCATGCGGGTGCCGAAGGGCATTTGTATGAAAAATTTAAGAATAGCGATATTGTGTTGACCAATGCGGGGGGATTGTTCGGTCCTCAGATTGCAGAGCATGGGTTTGCACTTTTGCTGGCGTTGACGCGGCAGATTCACACGCAGTTGGCGTTTATGAAGCGCAAGCACTGGGAGCGCGTGCCGTGTTTGGAACTGGCGGGTATGACGATGGGTATTATTGGTTTGGGGGGTATCGGCCGGGCGATTGCAGACCGCGCAAAGGCGTTTGAGTTTCGGGTTATTGCTGTTGATCCTGAGGATATGGCGTGTCCCGATTCTGTGGATCAGTTGGAAAAGATGGATTATTTACCCGAACTTATGTCGCAATCCAATGTGATTATGGTGTGTTGTCCCAGTACGGCTGAAACGCATAAGATGCTATCGGGTGAGATGTTTGATCGGTTGATGGAGGGGAGTTTGCTCGTGAATGTCAGCCGGGGAAAGGTGGTGGATGAGGAGGCTATGGTCGCGGCACTGCGGTCGGGCAAATTGGCGGGTATTGGGCTGGATGTGACTTATACGGAACCATGTCCGGAAGATAGTCCGCTGTGGACCGAACCCAATGTGATTTTGACATCGCATAGCGCGGGGTCTTCGCAACATATTCGGAGGCGCGCTATGGTGCGGTTTGTGGATAATTTGCACAGGTATGTGAAGGGTGAGGCACTGCAGAATGTGGTGGATAAGGTGAAGGGGTATTAGGTGCGGGGATTGTAAATACTACTTATTCTCCCAAAAAAGAGGCTTTCCAGAGATTTGCAAAGTGGCGTTTTACCCACTTTAATGGTTTTTGGGTGAGGGCGTTAAAGCCACCCCACGTCCACCGCGTGGGGTGGCTTTTTTTTGTTATTTGCTGGAATAGTTCTCGGCGGTCTGCATCCAACCATTTGAGTGTGTCAGATAGATAGATCAATTCGCGCTCGTATTCCATGGATACCATTGCTTTCATGTGTGCATCGACTTTGTCGGTTTCTTGTAATTTTGTTTTTGGACATACGGTGTATCGCTCTGTGGATAAGAAGGATGATATCCATTGATAGGGTACCTGGTCGCGTGCGGATTCAGCCGTGGCGTTGACTTGCGATACCTGGTTCAAAATACCGTAGGTGCGACAGGTTAAGGGACGCGCCGGATGGATTGAGCAGCCGCCTTCGGGTGTTAAGAACGGACAACGGCGCGGGCGTTCTTCGACTGTGTTTAGCAGTTCACGCTGTTTGTTGGGGTCAAAGTGGGAGCGCACATAATCTATGATGTTGAGGTATTCGACGGCGTAGAGTGGATACATGGTTGCAAAGTCGTCATTGTATTCGGCATCTGTTAGCTCGCAGCAGCTTCCCGGTGCATCGCAACCTGCACACGATACAGCGGGGATCTGTGCGTACACTGCGTTTAAGCGCGCGCGGGTCTCTTCGGGTAAAATTGGCGATGCGATTTGTAGTAAGGAATTACGCACTTTTGGGGCCTTTAAGAGATGTCGATATTGTAAAATGCGTTTCGTCCGGGATAGATAGCGGTGTCGCCCAGTTCTTCTTCGATACGCAGCAATTGATTGTATTTTGCAATGCGGTCCGAACGCGATGCCGATCCGGTTTTGATTTGTCCGGCATTGGTGCCCACGGCAATATCGGCAATGGTGGTGTCTTCGGTTTCTCCCGAGCGATGCGAGATGACGGCTGTATATCCCGCGCGTTTGGCCGTTTCAATAGCTTCCAATGTCTCGGTCAGGGTTCCAATTTGATTGACTTTGATGAGTATGGAATTGCCCACTTTTTCTGAAATTCCGCGTTTTAAGCGCGTTGTGTTGGTGACAAATAGATCGTCGCCAACCAGTTGAACGCGGTCGCCCAATTCGGCCGTTAGTGTGGCCCATCCAGCCCAATCGTCTTCGTCCAACCCGTCTTCGATGGAGATAATGGGATACCGGCTCGTCCAGTCTTTCCAAAATGCGGTCATATCAGCCGAAGACCGTTTGGATCCGTCCGATTTTTTGAATACGTAGTGTTCACCGTCGTAAAATTCACTCGATGCGGGGTCCAGTGCCAGCAAGATATCGTCGCCCAGTACATAGCCGGCATTTTTGATTGCCTCGGCAATGATGTCGAGTGCTTCGTCATTGGAACCCAAACTCGGCGCAAACCCTCCTTCATCTCCTACGCCCGTGCTATAACCCGCTTTTTTGAGTACGTCGCGCAATGCGTGAAAAATTTCAGCACCTGCGCGCAAGCCCTCGGCAAAATTTTCAGCACCTGCGGGCATGACCATAAATTCCTGGAGGTCAACACTGCTGTCGGCATGCGCGCCGCCATTCAAAATATTCATCATTGGTACGGGCAATTGACACGCCGAGGCTCCGCCGATATAGCGATAGAGGGGCATGCCATAAGCTGCCGCAGCGGCTTTGGCCGCCGCGAGAGAAACACCCAGGATGCCGTTTGCGCCGATTGCGCCCTTGTTGGGTGTGCC
This genomic interval from Gemmatimonadota bacterium contains the following:
- a CDS encoding aldo/keto reductase, encoding MRRTFQFDQNTLPLCRLGLATRGNTHLSPADVYYAVERGVNYLNWCGRPDGLSSAVAGMGAEREEIVLAWQLKSRTVSGAERELEDALKELNTDYIDVVTFYYVESEGEWCEIASRGGAYEAMARAREQGKVRFLGLTSHQRNMAARIATGDLRAPEQVESRPLDMLMLRYNAAHRGAEEDVFPLTDPRNIPVVVYTCLRWGALMKPTPDDPPNFIPPPAREWYRFALAYPSVAIAIAAPNDRAELEHDFSLLDDWRAPAPEENEMLMAHGDRVYQHAGRFP
- a CDS encoding ABC transporter permease; protein product: MFYNFLTVAIRNAMRHKFYAFISLSSLAIGLTCAVLIMLSIRYEMSYDAFRPHADRVYRIMKRDIDARGQVEWRGALSSEIAVHLRDEYPEVEAVVQFRRITSWFRAEDRLFQQRLCPVDGDVVDFFGLDIIRGDAAALKRRDASIVLTQGVANKLYGHKDPIGRTVEVQRETYQQVFTVVAVMKDRPPNTRLEFDSVTFFGSDNWAIRAAPIYVRLRPNADVEALEHAIAERFPSESQGATYHLQALPRIHLYSRIDLAGFTGDSGMPYRDVRDLYPLSVLGVGILLIACINFMNLATARSAIRAREIGLRKVVGARRQHIMGQFLCESVLFTGVALPVSFGLTVLLLPQFSGLMGQPLVFNIFDHVWWIVCIALITALVSGSYPAFYLSAQQPVDVLKGLRNRFPGDLWLRKGLVVVQFAVSAILIASTLVVYQQMDLVRGKYLGFDRDEIVVVKVFGPDAEQIHLNGQYNAVKQRFLQHPNIIVAGTSLDLPGHSWPSRRFASDIDMPDREVEVRVFRANENFLTCYNIPMLAGRSFSQAYAEQVRENAAAMQVVINETAVKRFGWADPLGHTLMIGERPAQVIGVMGDFHVRSLREPLGPVVLSAAGADLKYLHLKIKPDRIRETMAFVEETWSHFIPTRPFEYFFIDDYIDSKYRREQRQGHIFTRSAIVAIVLACLGLAGLAAFAAEQRAREIGIRKVLGASASHLVVLISRDFARLAVFASVLAGPVGYFLMRDWLQNFAYQIDLAVWPFLLSIVILLVIAVLTAGCLAWKTARTNPVDILRCE
- a CDS encoding ankyrin repeat domain-containing protein; the encoded protein is MDTNGTYQVADLCEAASEGDVVRIRQILDVQPDLVNVHMAENNEHLAIHYAVMNQHADAVRVLMEAGADHTSGIYPHRDATDALTMADERGMDDIVQILREEDEKRKLAACKNIAITEENDALFEAIREGRMMETVEILYKNPDLIDACHRNGGSVIHTGASLGNYELVQYLLKRGADITHLTPEGQSPLDGAVHNIRGRNRPLNEGCLICAGILLQAGCEQSLESAVALGDFGFVREYERQHPERFQSNDSERDGLLQIAVQNDNLDMVRMLLDLGLDPDDKYQLHHYETKPYSWGQPLAHAAGHSQYEIAELLLERGADPNASLYGSGNPIAAAYNNRDDKMKGLLFRYGGVLDHITAGLEGETSAAAVALHNDSSLAERLLWAAGCGGDPNIVGMCLRQLEWAPDDGRWFGLLEQPIRLWRTHPHRKFRDFDRTVYPEIFRMILDHGVSPNLVGRFGYRLAHHMAACGVVWGEVIMTEAERVAFATILLDYGADLDVIDELLQSSPLGWAARWGKYDLARLYLERGADPTLAGADWATPLAWAEKKGYGDIADLIRRYL
- a CDS encoding D-2-hydroxyacid dehydrogenase gives rise to the protein MVRTLIGSRYSEDVEALLEGAPSEVEVIFLPEGEKQADYLSGVEVLFGRLSESDFDHADALKWVQQPHAGAEGHLYEKFKNSDIVLTNAGGLFGPQIAEHGFALLLALTRQIHTQLAFMKRKHWERVPCLELAGMTMGIIGLGGIGRAIADRAKAFEFRVIAVDPEDMACPDSVDQLEKMDYLPELMSQSNVIMVCCPSTAETHKMLSGEMFDRLMEGSLLVNVSRGKVVDEEAMVAALRSGKLAGIGLDVTYTEPCPEDSPLWTEPNVILTSHSAGSSQHIRRRAMVRFVDNLHRYVKGEALQNVVDKVKGY
- a CDS encoding YkgJ family cysteine cluster protein produces the protein MRNSLLQIASPILPEETRARLNAVYAQIPAVSCAGCDAPGSCCELTDAEYNDDFATMYPLYAVEYLNIIDYVRSHFDPNKQRELLNTVEERPRRCPFLTPEGGCSIHPARPLTCRTYGILNQVSQVNATAESARDQVPYQWISSFLSTERYTVCPKTKLQETDKVDAHMKAMVSMEYERELIYLSDTLKWLDADRRELFQQITKKSHPTRWTWGGFNALTQKPLKWVKRHFANLWKASFLGE
- the eno gene encoding phosphopyruvate hydratase, with product MTKIEAVHAREILDSRGNPTVEADVRLSSGIIGRAAVPSGASTGVHEAVEMRDGQTRYLGKGVKKAVQNVNDKIARAVVGLDPSDQIKIDQIMRDVDGTPNKGAIGANGILGVSLAAAKAAAAAYGMPLYRYIGGASACQLPVPMMNILNGGAHADSSVDLQEFMVMPAGAENFAEGLRAGAEIFHALRDVLKKAGYSTGVGDEGGFAPSLGSNDEALDIIAEAIKNAGYVLGDDILLALDPASSEFYDGEHYVFKKSDGSKRSSADMTAFWKDWTSRYPIISIEDGLDEDDWAGWATLTAELGDRVQLVGDDLFVTNTTRLKRGISEKVGNSILIKVNQIGTLTETLEAIETAKRAGYTAVISHRSGETEDTTIADIAVGTNAGQIKTGSASRSDRIAKYNQLLRIEEELGDTAIYPGRNAFYNIDIS